The genome window TTCACATCATCGTCCATAAGCTCATCAGCGTTGAACTTGATGCCATACTTCTCGACCACGGCGTTGAGGCTCTCGACGTTGGAGTACTTGTACCAGTCTCCGGCTATGAAGAGCCCACCACCGTTTTCAACGTACTCCTGAAGCGCCGCCACCTCGTTTGGAGTTAGGTCTTCCTTCGGGTTGAGGATTATCACGACGTCGTACTCCTTAAGCAGGTCGTAGGTGAGCGGTAGCTTGTTGATCTCTACCTCCC of Thermococcus sp. JdF3 contains these proteins:
- a CDS encoding Gldg family protein; the protein is ETNMTQPGNITITITKVLIDASHGQYYVEEVGVNGLAEKIKSDLGWEVEINKLPLTYDLLKEYDVVIILNPKEDLTPNEVAALQEYVENGGGLFIAGDWYKYSNVESLNAVVEKYGIKFNADELMDDDV